In Arthrobacter burdickii, one DNA window encodes the following:
- the dxs gene encoding 1-deoxy-D-xylulose-5-phosphate synthase — MGLLETIHGPQDLSKLSHAQLTSLAKEIRAFLVSNVSRTGGHLGPNLGVVELTLGIHRVFDSPRDSIIFDTGHQSYVHKLVTGRQDFSTLRQQGGLSGYPSRAESVHDVVESSHASSSLSWADGISRARVLGGEGDRYTVVLVGDGALTGGMAWEALNNIAADKRRRVVIVVNDNGRSYAPTIGGVADYLASLRPTLDSVRTHRVYERTLDWFKQRMQTGGPVGEFSYKSLHAMKKGIKDWWAPQGLFEDLGMKYVGPVDGHDQSAVEQALHLAKNYEGPVIVHAITEKGHGYAPARAHEADQFHAVGIIDPETGEPVDAAGQQSWTSVFANEIADIADERPDIVGITGAMLIPVGLHRFAARHPERVFDVGIAEQHALTSAAGMAYGGLHPVVALYATFLNRAFDQLLMDVALHKAGVTIVLDRSGVTGPDGASHHGMWDLAMLQAVPGLHLAAPRDATRLREELREAVAISDAPSVVRYSKGSVGAEVEAVERLQDGVDVLSRRPAGSRSNDVLIISVGAMSELALDVSNRLGAQGISSTVIDPRWLLPVRRSVIDLASEHRIVIVIEDGVRAGGVGSRIRQEMRSAGVDTALNEVGLPVEFLDHGSRSQVLERVGLTAQKITHDVVAQVLGTKVPVARPLAGDQAPATGQLPKL, encoded by the coding sequence ATGGGACTCTTGGAGACGATCCACGGCCCACAGGACCTGAGCAAGCTCAGCCATGCGCAGCTGACATCACTCGCGAAGGAGATCCGCGCCTTCCTGGTCAGTAACGTCTCACGCACGGGCGGGCACCTGGGTCCCAATCTCGGGGTGGTCGAGCTGACCCTCGGCATCCATCGCGTCTTCGACTCCCCGCGCGACAGCATCATCTTCGACACCGGCCACCAGTCCTACGTCCACAAGCTCGTCACCGGACGGCAGGACTTCAGCACGCTGCGCCAGCAGGGCGGGCTGTCCGGCTACCCGTCGCGGGCGGAGTCCGTGCACGACGTCGTCGAGAGTTCCCACGCCTCGTCCTCGCTCTCCTGGGCGGACGGCATCTCCCGGGCGCGCGTGCTGGGCGGCGAAGGTGACCGCTACACCGTCGTCCTGGTGGGCGACGGTGCGCTCACCGGGGGCATGGCCTGGGAGGCGCTGAACAACATCGCCGCGGACAAGCGGCGCAGGGTCGTGATCGTGGTCAACGACAACGGCCGCTCGTACGCGCCCACCATCGGCGGCGTCGCCGACTACCTCGCCTCGCTGCGTCCCACCCTCGACTCCGTGCGCACCCATCGCGTCTACGAGCGCACCCTCGACTGGTTCAAGCAGCGCATGCAGACCGGTGGCCCCGTGGGCGAGTTCAGCTACAAGAGCCTCCATGCCATGAAGAAGGGCATCAAGGACTGGTGGGCACCCCAGGGTCTCTTCGAGGACCTCGGCATGAAGTACGTCGGCCCCGTGGACGGCCACGACCAGTCCGCCGTCGAACAGGCGCTCCACCTCGCCAAGAACTACGAGGGCCCCGTGATCGTGCACGCGATCACGGAGAAGGGCCACGGCTACGCGCCCGCCCGTGCGCACGAGGCCGACCAGTTCCACGCCGTCGGCATCATCGACCCGGAGACGGGCGAGCCGGTGGACGCCGCGGGCCAGCAGTCCTGGACGTCCGTGTTCGCCAACGAGATCGCGGACATCGCGGACGAGCGGCCGGACATCGTCGGCATCACCGGGGCCATGCTGATCCCCGTCGGGCTGCACCGCTTCGCCGCACGGCATCCGGAGCGCGTGTTCGACGTCGGCATCGCCGAGCAGCACGCCCTCACGAGCGCCGCCGGCATGGCGTACGGCGGGCTGCACCCCGTCGTCGCCCTCTACGCGACCTTCCTGAACCGCGCGTTCGATCAGCTCCTGATGGACGTCGCCCTGCACAAGGCCGGCGTGACGATCGTCCTCGACCGGTCAGGGGTCACCGGGCCCGACGGCGCGAGCCACCACGGTATGTGGGACCTCGCGATGCTGCAGGCCGTTCCGGGGCTCCATCTCGCTGCGCCGCGCGACGCCACCCGGCTGCGGGAGGAACTGCGGGAAGCCGTCGCCATCTCGGACGCGCCGAGCGTCGTGCGCTACTCCAAGGGCTCCGTCGGGGCGGAGGTCGAGGCCGTCGAACGCCTGCAGGACGGGGTCGACGTCCTCTCCCGCAGGCCCGCCGGCTCACGCTCCAACGACGTCCTGATCATCAGCGTAGGCGCCATGAGCGAGCTGGCACTCGACGTGTCCAACCGGCTCGGCGCGCAGGGCATCAGCTCCACGGTCATCGATCCCCGCTGGCTCCTGCCGGTCCGCCGCTCGGTGATCGACCTCGCCTCCGAGCACCGCATCGTGATCGTCATCGAGGACGGGGTGCGCGCCGGTGGCGTCGGGTCGAGGATCCGGCAGGAGATGCGTTCGGCGGGTGTGGACACCGCCCTCAACGAGGTGGGTCTCCCCGTCGAGTTCCTCGACCACGGCTCACGGAGCCAGGTCCTCGAGCGGGTCGGCCTGACCGCCCAGAAGATCACGCACGACGTCGTTGCACAGGTCCTCGGAACGAAGGTGCCCGTCGCACGGCCCCTCGCCGGCGACCAGGCGCCCGCGACCGGTCAGCTCCCCAAGCTCTAG
- a CDS encoding ribonuclease E/G, with amino-acid sequence MDQSEQLGNEQNVTEASAAGQDAPEQAAPVKAPRKRRTASAPAGAPPKVPEPSPEAAAAAEPVRKRATRVRKPVVVTDETAAEAPTPSGSDDLPKDSTAGSPTASDAAPAAPARAPRTRRRAATAEAGPARPVEQPAPTETTATDALAPATASAPDEAASGTAPAEAQAAPADGAGTAAGTEADSPAEEKPARARRTTRTRSRRASEPVQVDEPVQVDEPVQADDAEAADAVAATTPAAGSTSAAAKEPQESPGATPEDSAQEDEPAAENRFDPFAIPESPLSLLFHAPDLSTVSVPSVKITPPSEEDSEDEDSEESGRRSRRSRRSRNRTRSDAAPAEADTDDAGTEDSDDRSSSNGPEEGAGVTSRRRRRRRRGDQDLELTGGEDDDPPNTVTRVRAPRQASEPVSDRVTSVRGSTRLEAKKQRRRESRDTGRRRQVITEAEFLARRESVDRQMIVRQRDDRIQIGVLEDGILAEHFVSKTQQDSLIGNVYIGKVQNVLPSMEAAFVDIGRGRNAVLYAGEVNWDAAGLDGQPRRIELALQSGDPVLVQVTKDPVGHKGARLTSQISLPGRYLVYVPGGSMTGISRKLPDVERNRLKRILKDRLPENAGVIVRTAAEGASEEELTHDINRLRAQWEEIERKAGSTKTLAPELLYGEPDLTIKVVRDVFNEDFSKLVVSGEEAWDTIEAYVMYVAPDLVGRLEKWTSEEDIFAASRIDEQISKALERKVFLPSGGSLVIDRTEAMTVVDVNTGKFTGSGGNLEETVTKNNLEAAEEVVRQLRLRDIGGIIVIDFIDMVLEANRDLVLRRLVECLGRDRTKHQVAEVTSLGLVQMTRKRMGTGLLEVFGEDCEHCAGRGVVTHMEPVEHRSHTAAPDTQQPARQDKVSRSERKRNRGRGQQQDENVVQPVAPVADSPDRAAKAEAARAALASIAAATHHHEEEHPAAVADIQVTEAVLTINGETVTLPRADNRRPAVQESPEAPATRLTLDSLSEAFNRRPAGDDAAVGGADGSQAPEGGSEGGSADSADSAPETPVHTEVPVAEAPARRTRPRRRVARSAQGAADTTIETQSAESAAQPSGTRHVAKAQAPVRRPEASASEPLIFGVGVPASEL; translated from the coding sequence ATGGATCAGTCAGAACAGCTGGGGAACGAACAGAACGTAACGGAAGCATCAGCTGCCGGGCAGGACGCCCCGGAGCAGGCCGCACCGGTGAAGGCGCCGAGGAAGCGCCGCACCGCCAGCGCACCGGCCGGGGCGCCTCCCAAGGTGCCGGAGCCGTCACCCGAGGCGGCAGCGGCCGCCGAGCCCGTCCGCAAGAGGGCCACCCGGGTCCGTAAGCCGGTCGTCGTCACCGACGAGACCGCCGCCGAGGCTCCCACCCCATCCGGGTCCGACGACCTGCCGAAGGACAGCACGGCCGGTTCGCCGACCGCGTCCGACGCCGCGCCCGCCGCGCCCGCCCGCGCTCCCCGCACCCGCCGTCGTGCCGCGACGGCCGAAGCGGGCCCCGCCCGCCCGGTGGAGCAGCCAGCCCCCACGGAGACCACCGCCACCGATGCGCTCGCCCCCGCTACCGCATCCGCTCCGGACGAGGCGGCGTCCGGGACGGCCCCCGCCGAAGCACAGGCAGCACCAGCAGACGGCGCCGGGACTGCGGCCGGCACCGAGGCCGACTCGCCCGCCGAGGAGAAGCCGGCCCGCGCACGCCGTACCACCAGGACCCGCAGCCGCCGGGCCTCCGAGCCCGTGCAGGTCGACGAGCCCGTGCAGGTCGACGAGCCCGTACAGGCAGACGACGCGGAAGCAGCAGACGCGGTCGCAGCGACGACCCCCGCCGCAGGTTCCACCTCAGCTGCGGCCAAGGAGCCCCAGGAATCGCCCGGCGCCACGCCCGAGGACTCGGCGCAGGAGGACGAGCCGGCGGCCGAGAACCGGTTCGACCCCTTCGCCATCCCCGAATCACCGCTGTCCCTGCTCTTCCACGCCCCGGACCTCAGCACCGTCTCCGTGCCGTCCGTCAAGATCACCCCGCCCAGCGAGGAGGACAGCGAAGACGAGGATTCCGAGGAGTCCGGCCGCCGTTCACGCCGCAGCCGCCGCAGCCGGAACCGCACCCGGAGTGACGCCGCCCCGGCCGAGGCCGACACGGACGACGCCGGGACGGAGGACTCCGACGACCGGTCCAGCTCCAACGGACCCGAGGAGGGCGCAGGTGTCACCTCGCGCCGTCGTCGCCGTCGTCGCCGTGGCGACCAGGACCTCGAGCTGACCGGCGGCGAGGACGACGATCCGCCCAACACCGTCACGCGGGTCCGGGCTCCCCGGCAGGCCAGCGAGCCCGTCTCCGACCGCGTGACCAGCGTCCGCGGATCCACGCGCCTCGAGGCCAAGAAGCAGCGCCGTCGTGAGTCCCGCGACACGGGCCGTCGCCGCCAGGTCATCACCGAGGCCGAGTTCCTTGCACGCCGCGAATCCGTGGACCGCCAGATGATCGTGCGACAGCGCGACGACAGGATCCAGATCGGCGTGCTCGAGGACGGCATCCTGGCCGAGCACTTCGTCTCCAAGACGCAGCAGGACTCGCTGATCGGCAACGTGTACATCGGCAAGGTCCAGAACGTGCTGCCGAGCATGGAAGCCGCCTTCGTCGACATCGGACGCGGCCGCAACGCCGTCCTCTACGCAGGCGAGGTCAACTGGGACGCCGCCGGCCTGGACGGCCAGCCGCGCCGCATCGAACTCGCCCTGCAGTCCGGTGATCCCGTCCTGGTCCAGGTCACCAAGGATCCCGTGGGCCACAAGGGTGCGCGGCTCACGAGCCAGATCTCCCTGCCCGGCCGCTACCTCGTGTACGTCCCGGGCGGATCCATGACCGGCATCTCACGCAAACTGCCCGACGTCGAGCGCAACCGCCTCAAGCGCATCCTCAAGGACAGGCTCCCGGAGAACGCCGGCGTGATCGTACGGACAGCGGCCGAAGGCGCCAGCGAGGAAGAGCTGACGCACGACATCAACCGCCTGCGTGCCCAGTGGGAGGAGATCGAGCGCAAGGCCGGCTCCACGAAGACCCTCGCACCCGAGCTGCTGTACGGCGAGCCCGACCTCACCATCAAGGTGGTGCGTGACGTGTTCAACGAGGACTTCTCGAAGCTCGTCGTCTCGGGCGAGGAGGCCTGGGACACCATCGAGGCGTACGTCATGTACGTGGCACCGGACCTCGTCGGCAGGCTCGAGAAGTGGACGAGCGAGGAGGACATCTTCGCCGCCTCACGCATCGACGAGCAGATCTCGAAGGCCCTGGAGCGCAAGGTGTTCCTGCCGTCGGGCGGCTCGCTCGTGATCGACCGCACCGAGGCCATGACCGTGGTCGACGTCAACACGGGCAAGTTCACCGGCAGCGGCGGCAACCTCGAGGAGACCGTCACGAAGAACAACCTCGAGGCGGCCGAGGAGGTCGTGCGCCAGCTGAGGCTCCGCGACATCGGCGGGATCATCGTGATCGACTTCATCGACATGGTGCTCGAGGCGAACCGCGACCTCGTGCTGCGCCGTCTCGTCGAATGCCTCGGCCGTGACAGGACCAAGCACCAGGTCGCCGAGGTGACCTCGCTGGGGCTCGTCCAGATGACCCGCAAGCGCATGGGCACGGGTCTGCTCGAGGTCTTCGGAGAGGACTGCGAGCACTGCGCGGGCCGCGGCGTGGTCACCCACATGGAGCCCGTGGAGCACCGCAGCCACACGGCCGCGCCGGACACCCAGCAGCCGGCGCGCCAGGACAAGGTGTCCCGGAGCGAGCGCAAGCGGAACCGGGGCCGCGGCCAGCAGCAGGACGAGAACGTGGTCCAGCCGGTGGCTCCTGTCGCGGACAGCCCTGATCGCGCGGCGAAGGCGGAGGCCGCGCGCGCCGCCCTTGCCAGCATCGCTGCCGCCACGCACCACCACGAGGAGGAGCACCCGGCAGCGGTCGCCGACATCCAGGTGACGGAGGCGGTCCTGACGATCAACGGTGAGACGGTGACGCTGCCTCGCGCGGACAACCGCCGCCCGGCCGTCCAGGAGAGCCCGGAGGCACCGGCAACCCGCCTGACGCTCGACAGCCTGAGCGAGGCCTTCAACAGGAGGCCCGCGGGTGACGATGCTGCAGTCGGGGGAGCCGACGGATCGCAGGCGCCCGAGGGCGGCAGTGAGGGCGGCAGCGCAGACAGCGCAGACAGTGCGCCGGAGACACCCGTTCACACCGAGGTCCCCGTCGCGGAGGCACCGGCCCGGCGCACCCGCCCGCGCCGTCGTGTCGCCCGCAGCGCGCAGGGCGCAGCGGACACCACGATCGAGACGCAGTCCGCCGAGTCCGCCGCGCAGCCCTCCGGCACGCGGCACGTCGCCAAGGCGCAGGCGCCCGTACGGAGGCCGGAGGCCTCGGCGTCCGAGCCGCTCATCTTCGGCGTAGGGGTACCCGCCTCGGAGCTGTAG
- a CDS encoding class I SAM-dependent RNA methyltransferase, translated as MTDAVPAAAPSTTGADGPAAPGPGSTAELTIGRPAHGGHFVARHEGRVVFVRHALPGEVVRVRFTETDDDASFWRADAVEVLQASPHRVTHPWPVADALKAAARGRATVGGAEFGHIDLAEQRRLKAQIFEEQLSRLAKTDRAVTVEAAPGEAADGLAWRTRAAFAVDAAGRLAMHLHRSHEVVPVRDMPLAVAAINDLRLWTLELTGIERVDVAVPSGGGEPLVLLVPAAGTTPRRVASVASSIDSASVGVLDAESGQVQRLKGRTWLQESVLGIDYRVTGAGFWQIHRGAPEALVTAVLDGVQPAAGERIADLYAGVGLFTVPLARAVGPDGAVLSVEGSPGTSRDARRNLHGQDHVSIVQGRVDAVLGRWTEPLDVVLLDPPRAGAGRKVVRQIVQARPRAVGYVSCDPASFARDLGYFLGAGWSLDALRVFDLYPHTHHMESFARLLPPPA; from the coding sequence ATGACCGACGCCGTACCAGCCGCCGCCCCCTCGACCACAGGGGCGGACGGGCCTGCAGCACCCGGCCCCGGCAGCACGGCCGAGCTGACCATCGGACGGCCGGCGCACGGCGGCCACTTCGTCGCCCGGCACGAGGGGCGCGTGGTCTTCGTCCGGCACGCACTGCCGGGCGAGGTGGTCCGGGTGCGCTTCACCGAGACGGACGACGACGCGAGCTTCTGGCGGGCCGACGCCGTCGAGGTGCTGCAGGCCTCGCCGCACCGCGTAACCCACCCGTGGCCCGTCGCCGACGCCCTCAAGGCCGCGGCCAGGGGCCGCGCGACAGTCGGTGGAGCCGAGTTCGGGCACATCGACCTTGCCGAGCAGCGCAGGCTCAAGGCGCAGATCTTCGAGGAGCAGCTGTCCCGCCTGGCGAAGACCGACCGGGCGGTGACCGTCGAAGCCGCGCCCGGTGAGGCGGCGGACGGGCTGGCCTGGCGCACCCGGGCGGCCTTCGCCGTCGACGCCGCCGGGCGCCTCGCGATGCACCTGCACCGCTCGCACGAGGTCGTCCCGGTCCGGGACATGCCGCTGGCCGTCGCGGCGATCAACGACCTCCGACTGTGGACGCTGGAACTCACCGGCATCGAACGGGTCGACGTCGCCGTGCCCTCGGGCGGAGGAGAGCCCCTCGTGCTGCTCGTCCCGGCCGCGGGCACGACGCCGCGCCGCGTCGCATCCGTCGCGTCCTCCATCGACAGCGCCTCGGTGGGCGTGCTCGATGCGGAGTCCGGCCAGGTCCAGCGGCTGAAGGGCCGGACATGGCTCCAGGAGAGCGTTCTCGGCATCGACTACCGCGTGACCGGAGCAGGCTTCTGGCAGATCCACCGGGGCGCGCCGGAGGCCCTGGTCACGGCCGTGCTCGACGGGGTGCAGCCCGCGGCGGGGGAGCGCATCGCGGACCTCTATGCCGGAGTGGGCCTGTTCACCGTGCCGCTCGCACGCGCCGTCGGACCGGACGGCGCGGTGCTGTCGGTGGAGGGTTCACCCGGGACCAGCCGGGACGCCCGGCGCAACCTCCACGGGCAGGACCACGTGTCCATCGTGCAGGGCCGGGTGGACGCCGTGCTCGGCCGATGGACCGAACCGCTCGACGTCGTCCTGCTCGATCCGCCGCGGGCGGGCGCAGGCAGGAAGGTCGTCCGGCAGATCGTGCAGGCCCGTCCCCGCGCCGTCGGCTACGTGTCCTGCGATCCGGCGTCGTTCGCCCGCGACCTCGGCTACTTCCTCGGCGCCGGGTGGTCGCTCGACGCGCTGCGCGTCTTCGACCTGTACCCGCACACGCACCATATGGAGTCCTTCGCGCGGCTCCTGCCGCCTCCGGCCTGA